A segment of the Pelodiscus sinensis isolate JC-2024 chromosome 28, ASM4963464v1, whole genome shotgun sequence genome:
AATGTAATCTATGccagtagttcccaaccttttcaagtatacagaccccttttcaatttGTATTCATTTCACGAACCTCCCCCCTGCCAGTGATCCATTTTTGCTAGTCCAGCTAAACCCTTCCCACCACTCAATAGCTTTTGAATGGTTAGAAAGGGGTGACATATTCAAAAAATAGGAGGAAAAAGGCAAAAAAGTGACAGTCGCATCTTGTCAGCTTCAGTGTGGTCTGAGGGATATGCAGACTGCAGGGCATGGAACTTCTCAGGTCCCGTTGACTGCTGTttgcccacactgcttcctggcCCCTTCGTCCCCTGCCCATCCACAGAGCGAGGGGGCTCTcatggccaaggggagctgtggagcTGCCAGCTCTTCAAGGGCGGAACTTTGGGGTTGCAGCAGACGTGCACTCTGGATCAcggcttgcttttgatcccattCCCTGAATGTTaagggagtaaggggaaagtgcTTCCATctcgtgcatgcctctcacacaccagcCAGGCATGAGaggcatgcaagcactttcctcATGCTCCCTTAACTTCTAGAGAATGGGATCCAAATCAAGCCATGTCCCAGCACGCAATGCTTCCGCGCCTTACCTCCCCCATATGCTCTGGGGAagaagaaaagtaaggattgagCCCACCATGCAATTTTGGTTTTATACTGTACTCAACACTGTAGTATCTGAACACCTTAATATTGGTGTATCTCCATAGTCTGGCGTTacaatgtagtttagatgtacatATAATACAACTGAAAACTACTCAGAACAACTGTTGTTGACTAACTCATAgtaaaatacaggttggacacctttgggacctaaccagttccaaaagagagcatttgctggatgagggaggtcctctgcctagggatgttagatactgtgtaaatgaatagtcgtgtaaccacatgaaatcttaacGGTGACACGACTATTAGATAGTTTCCGGGGGTGGGGACCACAGCCAGTGTGCTTCTGGGAGCCCTCTGCCTCCACATGCTGCGGTCTTtcaatcagaggcagtagtgcagggtagCAGgcggagctggtccatgaggggaacaagtttaaaaagctgccccccactgctgcctctgatacagaggcagctgtgcaggatggcagcagctcctgtgcaTGGGGGGGTCTGAGGCCCCTGTCCGTGAGGAGCTTGGACACCCTAGAGATGAGCTGCTCGCCCCACCACTGACAGGTTGCTTTGTGGCAGTCCTCCCGCCCCCAcatgtgctgttgcctctgatagaggcatgcGCATAGGGCAGGGAGGACAGTGCGGGGGGGaagctagcttttaagctggctcccccctgcctttgtaggaagcggggggggagggggaggtggatcTGCAGAGCCAGGTCGcgaggggagcctgcttgaaagacAGCTCCCTGTGCATATTGGTTCCagtctgcccccctcaccctccatgctgctgcctctctatcagaggcaacagcatgggggtggcaggtggatccattttcccctctcccctcccccccccctttctgcttctgatacaaaggcagcagggcgGTGGGTAGGAAATGCGtgtaggcttatcagttaatcgtgtactCATCTACATGATGACATCCCTACCTCTGTCACCAGCCCCCAAACCCAtcgcctgctgctggctccctgggcagtataggctctggctcctgctgtgaGGCTGCAGCCCCATGCTTTTGGGGACTGCAGATCCTGTTGCTGCTGACCTGGCTGGCTTTCCGTCCTTTAGACTCCCAGGCTGTCTGGTCCAGGAGcagttgctggacaagagagtgcCGTTTTTCAGAGATGCAACTTGTATTTCCTTAAATTAAGGAATAATACTTGGCTTAGCAAAAgttttctgcttttgtttttaataatgatGAATGAGGAAAATAAAAGGAATGTGTAAATATCTAAACTTTTTTAATCTTACAGATATGTAGGGAACCTGTCAAGAGATGTGACTGAAGCACTGATCCTCCAGCTGTTCAGCCAGATTGGGCCATGCAAAAACTGCAAAATGATCATGGATGTAAGGTCCTTTTATCTGGATAACATTTCCCACTCCTTGTAGCATGTCTGATTACAGAAATTCCCATATGCTTAACTTTCTTTGAGTACAATGAAGAAATGTAAAGAAGCTTAACTTGTTGCAGCCTTTTGTGATGGGTATGATGTTGTAAAAGGAACATGTCATTGGACTCAAATATTAGTTGCTAGTTTTTTGTTATATCCAGGTGGGGTAGAAGCACAGACTTACTACCAAGATGTCTACCCatagcataatttaaaaatatttttctaatatgTTAATACTGTGACTGGGTTGAAGCTGTTAGAGTAAGCTTTCTATAAATTACTAAGACTTTCAGACATAGATCTAACTGAGCACCAGTTACAATTCAGGTAAAATAGGAGGTGATGATAACGTTTAACATCATATGCTTTTTTTAACAGACAGCTGGAAATGATCCATACTGTTTTGTGGAGTTTTATGAGCATCGTCATGCAGCTGCAGCATTAGCTGCCATGAATGGACGGAAGATAATGGGTAAGGTAAGCTGTCATGTCTAAAGGGTGAGTTGCAGTGGAAATAACAATATATACAATTATGtgaatgaaacatttttaaaataaacaaaacaaagcaaaaccacCATCTGAACTGAATCACAAAAGGTAAACACTTTCTCCtggttttttttaacatgcaAAGTGAAGAACTTTTAACTTCATTTGAGCTTCATGATTGTGGTGTTTAAAAGCTGGACATTGACCGTTCACAGGAGGGTTAGGTCAGAAGTGgagaagggaaaataaaaaacgtaataaatattttaattctgCTCATCTCAAAAGTGAGAGGTTAGCAGGGTAATAAAGCCAAAATAGTTATCTTCATTGTGAAAGGGCTTAATGTAGCTGGAAATAGAAGATTTTTCCAAAACTTCAGCCACTTAGATTAATGTCTTTCATTACAAACTTGTGTATCTTGTGCCCCTGCAGTATAGAAATTAATTGCTAATAATACCAGAATGTGGCTCCAATTTGCTTGGATATAACTTTAGCAAATATTATTTGTAGGAGGTCAAAGTGAACTGGGCAACAACCCCCAGCAGCCAGAAGAAAGATACCAGCAGTAAGTGCCCTTTATACTTTGAGTAATTTTTTATTTGCACAAATAGTTTTTAAACATAAGCAATAAGCATCATACAAATGTTTGCAGTAATGTTTTGATCATTATCCTAAGATGATATTAAATGTGTTTGTGTTAataaacttaagaacaaatctaatCTTTGTCATCAGGTAGTACCGTTGTCAGCACACTGCGTTCACAAGGTAATTGTATCTTCTTAAACATAAAATGAAATCTCTCAAGGGTATTCACTAACCAGCTGAAGCTATTTTGGGGGTTTTTGTTCTCTTTTGTTCTTTCGTTTGTGGCAAGatttccctctcctttccccattgCATCAGAATGTGGTCTGTTGTCCACTCTTTTTCATTCTGGTGCTGCTTCTTATAGTCCTTTGACCCCATTAGTCATGATTGATATTCTAGTATTTCATCCACTATGAGGTTAAAATAatcagctgccttcatggctatTGTCTGTGCTGCTCTATACAAACTTTTTTGGAGCTCTTTAATTGCTTCTGAAATTTCTCCCTTCATGGCAACCCAGTGTGTTGCTTTTGTGCTTGACCAACcttaaactgctcttaaaaatttgcGGTTTAACCAAATTAGTATCGTAGTGGATTAGACCTTTCACACCTACTCAAATACAAGTGAGTCTGTACGGTGTTAAATGTTAAAATTGTTTAATCAAAGTGGAAAAAATCCTGAGATGTGGGATCTTTATTTCTCTccagtgttcttttttttaatggctCTGACGTAGTGAAGGATTACTCTTTTCATCTGTTGCCTTCAGTCTTAGTTCACTTGCACATGGATTCACTTACTTTGAATTCACATGGATTCACATGATGTAATGGCTGGGCAAACAAAACTGTTTGACTTTTGGGAAAACTGTCAATTCTTTAACGTCAGTCTGTTGAAATGCAAGGTATttctttgttcttcacaaaatATGGATTAAGCCAAACATTTTGTAGCTAGGTTCAATATCCATCTTTCTTTTAAAGCTAATTTTATGCTACATTGCTCACAGAGCTGTTAGTTGCTATAGTTGGTAAAGTTTTGGATCATTAATGAACTATCtgtaaatgtttaattttaacatTACTATTGTAACATTAAGATTTTAAAGTAAGCTTTGACTTTTAAGTAAACAATTGTAATCTTTGGTAAAATAGTGACTGGTTATGAAAATAACTACAAAAATAGCAAGTTTGAGTTAAATATTGTACATCCCAGCAATATTCTTAATTATTGCTTTTGTAACATTTTAACCAAGCATTGGCTATATTTGAAGCAGTGACAAATGCTATCTTTGATAGGTAAAAGATTTCAGTTTCCCACGTAGCGCTCAGAGCTATAGAAATTAATGCAATATAAAGTTGCTATACTGATTGTGATCCTAGGAACATTCTTCAAACTTGtacattattttttttctctttttcccaaTAAGACCATTTCCATGTCTTTGTTGGAGATCTCAGTCCAGAAATTACAACTGAAGATATAAAAGCAGCTTTTGCACCGTTTGGAAGAATATCGTAAGTGATTTCTTAGGGCAAATAAATGAAACATTACCTTTTACTGGAGGCAAGCTTGTGTTTACAGTAAGTAAAAGTCCTGTCAAGTTGCAGAAATGACTGTGGTGCACAATATTGTATTCAGAAAGAGACTTCAGGGTTCTAGTAGTTGAGTAAAAAGTAAGGGATACATAATAGAATTACAACACCAATAGTCAGTTTTTTCTTTTTAGGAAAATTCAGTATACATCGAACTTTGTACGGTAGAAATCCTAGTGTAATTTGGAGGATGTCTTAGACTTGAGTCTTGTACTTCGTTTCCACTAAATATAATCATATTCAGGTCCAGTCAGATTTTGGCTTTTTGATGATAGTCTAGGTATTTGATACAAAAGTcatgttaaataaaataatttttaattccaGTTTAACAATCAGTTTGGTGATTTAGTACTTGCCTTGTGGTAGCATCTGAAGGCCACAACCAGTTCGGACCTCATTGTACTAGTCACTATGCAAACATGGTAACGGTGCCTGTTCTTTATTATGAGAGGAGTCCGAAAGGCAAGATTCAGCAGGTGGATGGGGGGAAACAAGTGAACTACAGTGAGAAGGAGAGATGGCTTAACAAGTAGAACAGTATGTATAAAGTCTTAGCTGATCAGTGGTCGTGATTGCAGTTCTCCACCTGCCTGATCCTTATTTGCTGTATTAACATCCAGATGTAGTGCTTATAGTTTGAAACACGTGTAAAATATATGCTTTGTAGCAGGGCTAAAAGCAGCTTTGTTCCTTTCTCCTAATTTAAATTAGTCGTGACTAACTATTTGTACTTGGATTGATGCTCCTGGTTGGTGAGGTAACCAAGATAAGAGGGCTTTGAAGTATTATGTAGTGatgtttttaattgaaaagtttTTTTCTGATGAAGTGCAATATATTGGACTTAAATCCTAGTTCAAGTTCTTATTAtgctagtaatagaaatgtagccgtgttagtctggtgtagctgaagcaaaatgcaggactatgtagcactttaaagactaacaggatggtttattagatgatgagctttcgtgggccagacccacttcctcagattattATGCTAGAGTTTTCAAACTTGATCTGCAAGAATTTTCTCATATTAGAGAGTGCTAATTTAcattttttagcttttttttattttatttttatccctGTCTTTCTCTGTAGAAATCGCAGACATACTTACTTGTGGAACAGGTACAGTGCCTCACATACCTGAACATCTCTGAGTGACACATGGTTTCTAGAATAGGTCTTATCTTCATCCAGAAGTATTAAGGTCTGAGAAGGAGGAAGTAGTACTCGAAATGTAGGAGGGGTACTTTTAGACAGATCCTCTTTCAGAGCTCCAGACATCTTTTCACTCTAACACATAGGTATAGCAGTCAGCTGCCTGAACCTTTTTTGATAGCTGTCTTAGTGCTGGTTTACACTGAAAAGTTACAGTGACATAATTACATCTCCCAGAGTGTGAAAAAGTAACACCTCAGAGAGGTTAagccaactagggatgtaagcgactagtcgactatctgataagcatatgcttaactagtcacttccccccacttgctgcatctatcagagagaggcagcaagttggggtGAGCAGGCTTAAAAgttgtcttccctccccccagcaccatctccgcgggGGTTTACGGGAGTCAGAGATGTAACAGGAGTCTGGacttgagctgggaatcagctgattcctggctcacacctggTCCTCCCTGATGctctttagccttttaaatgaattaaaaggCAGAGCCCCTCAGGTTAACTCCTGGGGACGAGAGCTcaccctgctgtggttctgctgtctctcccctccccccccatcaactaattgatggaaattccatccactagcTGATTAAataccatttaacatccctaaagccAGCCTAACCTTCAATGTAGACTGCCTAGGGTACTGCCTCAGAGAGAGGTGTTTTATCTAGTGACAAGAAGGCTTCTTTTGTCACTGATTAATATCTACACTGAAGGACTACAGCTGTGCCACTTTAGTGTTTTGAGCAGGGGGTGGGCAAAATGCAGCCCGCCAAACTGCTGAATCCAGCCCAAAGCCTCCATTCcaaggcccagctggagccttgaACAGGCTCCTCCCCGATGGTGTTCAAAATGGCCGGCTGTATGGAGCATGTTGTCTGCGCAGTGAGCCCCTGGGCAGGAGGTAGCTCAGAGAACATCTCTTcccacctctccttccccccccccccccatagccggccactttgagtggcatgtgggaGCATGGAAAGCAGAGAAGCCTGCCTGACTGTACCGCTGGTCTGTTGACCAGGAGCCACTtgagtaagcacctcccagccagagcccgaacctagcaccccagccccttcttCCCCACAAACCTCGACTCCCCACTCTTTCAGCCATACTTCCTTCCtgatcctgtaccccaatcccttgtccctaggtcacaaccccctcccagacgcTGCAACCCTTCCTACACGCTCTTCCAGATCAGAATTGTCTCCTACACCCATACCTATATACTCTTCTGGACTCTGCATCCCAATCCTTTTCTctgggtcacaacccccttcttaacccaaactccctctgagaccctagtcccctaccccaagctcccttttgttcccaatctccatcccagaccctgtgccACCACCATTAATATAATGAAAGAGTGCGGCCTTTGACCACTTTACAAATtattggagtgcccccccatcaaaagttattgcgCACCGCAAGTTTTGAGTGTAGGCATTGCCTTGCTCTGCAGTTATATTGGTATTAGATAATAAAGAAAGGGGTTAATTCCAGACAAGCAATTTTTAAActtgctattttattttttttccattcctgTGAGGGGTGTTTGCGACAGTATAAAATAACTCTTAAGACTGTATCACATGTCTGAAAAACAGGATTACTGGGACCCTATACATCATTCCCTCTGTTCCAAAAGGTAGTGGTGATTCACTCTACAGCAAGAGAGCTGATCCAGACCGCAGAACCTAGGGGTTTTTTAAAGTCAGGTTTCAAATAATGTGAGTGAGACacccttttttcctttctctttaggATATTACGTACATAATTGTAGGGCTAACTGTCTGAAAAACCTTTCAGGTCACCTAGGCTCAGGCTGACTTTGTACAAAAAAAAAGAGGATTTAAGATCCTTCTGTTTGTAAATTGTTGTCATAAATAAGGGTTAATAGTAATAGAATGTATTTTGATTTCACACAGTTATTCAGGTGTGTGAAGAATACTCCATATTTATAAAATGAACGGACACTTTTTTTTATTCAGTCATTGATTCTTTCCTGGAAATGTattgaatttttaaaagaaattttctGTGAAATAATCTGAGTTGAACCAAAGCATAATTAGCACTTAGGAATGTGTGGTAGCTTTTTTACAACTTAATCTTTATTTAGTGTGAATACATAATTTTTTTGTTCTGGTCTCCCTTTATATTTGGTGTATGCATGTTTTCACTTGTTCAAGTCTTATTTTCAAAGTTTTCAGTTGAGGGGTAAGTATAGATTagtttttttatttcctttttaggCTATGCAGAACAAACTGATCTAACTATTCTCAGGCAGTTTGTAACATATTCAAATTTAAACTTTATTAACACAGAAAATTGCAAGCAGTTTAACACTTACATTTTCATGGGGGGTTAATGTACTTTTCTTTCTGTAGTgtgtggtagggatgtaaaatcctgtttgaacggttaactggttaaacattacttGTAACTGGTTAACTTGGACTGGAGCTCCCCCCTCCTATGGCTGGGTAAACCATAACCGGTAAGCATTGCCTAGTAAGGATGatgctaaccagttaaccattcacatctttAGTGTGTGGAAATGGTCTTAATTTAAGTCTTTCAGTGGTCTACATATTCTTTATAGCCATATGTGTAGAAGAACTAGATTTTAATACAGGATGCAGCTATTAGTGTTTTAAAACTGGCATAATGACAATTATTTATGACTTTTTTTCTGCCAGTCTTAGAATACTGAATATTGTGCATTTATTGTGATAGTTATAGTTATTGAAATCATTTTTATAAAGCCTTTATATTACACTGAGTGATCTGCTGACTGGTTTTactacttttttcaaaagtgtgtgtgtgtgtgtgtgtgtgtgtgtgtgtgtgtgtgtgtggcgggctggggagggcaggagagcggGGGGTGTATACTCTACTTGATACTTGGCTAACTGTACAGAATTGTCTGAGAAACACCATTCAATAAAATCACTCTCTCCACAAATGGGGTTTAGCTATTGTAGCTGGTTCTCTCCTTTTTTTACTCAATCTCAAATAATAGGCCTCTGGTTATTTTGCAGAGTGTCTCTGAAGAATGGACAGAATTGCCATGGCTAACTACAAGCTACAGCTCTCAGTGGATAAACGTTGTagttttcttatttacttttatAAATTTTGCCTATTTATATCTTATAGTTTCCAATCAATCCTGTATGATTGCTGTTTGCGAATGCACTTTAGAATTCTTTATAATAGTATATAGCTTAAAACATAAATGTCTTTAGTATTTTATTTCCTTTAATAATGCAAccatttctgaaaatgtcaaTTTTTCAAAATTTACAGCTGCCAACAGTCCAAAAAGGGGGTAACGAATTGACCCGAGAAAATTAAAGAATTCAGTTAACAGGCGACGTATGCCTTTTAATtcctatttttttcatttttctattttatatttttaatgagtAGAATGTGTTGGCAATTAGCAAGCTATAAATTGCATGGTTAAAGAGAGCCATTCAGTTTAATGTTAGTCAGCTTTGTGACTTAAGTGTTTCATTTGAATAGCTGCTTTGACCATGCTTAGTGTTTTAACAATATGTAAAAGCATTTTGAACTGGGAACCAACTATTGTAAAATGTGTTTTAGATAAACTATTGATTTGCATGTTTACAAAATTAAGTTTAATTTTGCTACTACATGACAAATACTAGTAATGTTTTTGTTTAGAAAAGGGGAAATTTGCTTTTGATTATGTTGCTGGTGCATTAAACAGTTCACTTTAATAAAAGGTGAAACATAAAATGAGCTCTGTGTGACTTTCATTTTgttaagttttgtttttaaatgctaaATTGGTTATTTGCTTCTGCTTTTTAGAGATGCACGAGTGGTTAAGGATATGGCAACAGGAAAATCTAAAGGATATGGCTTTGTTTCCTTCTTCAATAAATGGGTAATTATTGGCATTCTAGATAGCATGAGTTCTGAAATCTTGGTATTTGCTTTAAAGAAAACATAATGTAAAACATACGTGCATATTTGGTCCCTTTTATATCTGGTATATCTGTATCACTTTCTCCTTTTGTAAATAGACTGAGATATTACTTTACCTATCATGCTGTATCATAAAGCTTCATTCATGTTTGTAAAGTACAAGTATCATCCCTATGTAACTGCAAAGTAGTATGACAACTAAAATACTCAGACTGATATTTATACTTAAAATTTTACTATTCATGCAATAAGTACAAATTATGTTTTGAGTAATTTGGCTCTGACAATGGCAGTGTTCTTAGTGGTCTCAAGTAGAAGATATTCAACATAAAGGGGAGGAATTTGAGTTAATTGGTTTAATGCTAAACTTAGACTAATCAAACATTCCTGCATACAGCTGGGCAAGGTACTATGGTCAAGATACTAGTAATTTTTATGGTTCCAAATCTATTTGTCTCAGAAATAATAACAGTTTGGAGGGAGG
Coding sequences within it:
- the TIA1 gene encoding cytotoxic granule associated RNA binding protein TIA1 isoform X4 — protein: MEDEMPKTLYVGNLSRDVTEALILQLFSQIGPCKNCKMIMDTAGNDPYCFVEFYEHRHAAAALAAMNGRKIMGKEVKVNWATTPSSQKKDTSSSTVVSTLRSQDHFHVFVGDLSPEITTEDIKAAFAPFGRISVSLKNGQNCHG